Proteins encoded within one genomic window of Actinomycetota bacterium:
- a CDS encoding class E sortase produces the protein METRGYTRYHSSRIGSRKLKRSSHACDVRRLHKPASHTPALLRKTIFRWTTTLAIVAGLALATYACIVFGYGFLEARAGQSDLRSLFSISGSGSVDPGYLAGEAAAMQADIDYLDPVGEISIPSIDVKWMIVEGSDDAALAKGPGHIMETQLPGAGGNFAVAGDRVLYGAPFLHLDEVGTGDRITVRMPYATFVYLVTDSFIVTPDDVSVLQPTGEETITLLTCDPPWDIKQRIVIRGRLDEVLPAGSPA, from the coding sequence ATGGAAACCAGGGGATATACGAGGTACCACAGCAGCAGGATCGGCTCAAGAAAGCTGAAGCGGAGCAGCCATGCATGCGATGTCCGGCGACTGCATAAGCCGGCCTCACACACGCCGGCCTTGCTGCGAAAGACGATATTCCGATGGACGACCACGCTGGCGATCGTCGCCGGGCTGGCGCTGGCCACCTATGCCTGCATCGTTTTCGGATATGGCTTTCTTGAAGCGCGCGCGGGCCAGTCCGACCTGCGTTCGCTGTTCTCCATCTCCGGCAGCGGTTCGGTGGATCCCGGATATCTTGCCGGCGAGGCCGCCGCGATGCAGGCGGATATTGATTACCTGGATCCTGTCGGCGAGATATCCATCCCCTCTATCGATGTCAAGTGGATGATCGTCGAAGGCTCCGATGACGCAGCCCTGGCGAAAGGCCCCGGTCATATCATGGAGACGCAGCTCCCCGGGGCTGGCGGCAACTTCGCCGTTGCCGGCGACCGGGTGCTCTACGGAGCTCCTTTCCTGCATCTGGATGAGGTCGGCACCGGCGACCGGATAACGGTTCGGATGCCCTATGCCACCTTCGTGTATCTTGTGACTGACTCTTTCATCGTCACTCCGGACGACGTCTCGGTTCTGCAGCCGACTGGTGAAGAGACGATCACTCTTCTTACCTGCGATCCACCCTGGGATATCAAGCAGCGCATCGTCATCCGTGGCAGGCTGGATGAGGTGTTGCCAGCTGGCAGCCCGGCCTGA
- a CDS encoding sigma-70 family RNA polymerase sigma factor: MEITDRELAVLAGRGDAEAYRRLFERYQHPVYNFVYRLVDNAADASDIVQDAFIRMYSVLGERDIQNFSAYLYRTAKNLAYDEMRRRSRFVDVDEEMLTPEDPNIYADPQRALLLGEQMETVRRAARGLNENQRAALILRELEELDYDQMADVLESNRNAVGALLSRARLKFREELRMAQIQTESCPPDCEEVIALLSPYIDGELQAAEKDMVESHLEGCTFCLAALEEMNEASRSFRMFIPVIPPAGLAQAFTGRLGEIASGGAGDMGQYGSEEGVGEAGQAGSGHGAGDSGAGMGEAVEPLDATRIYSGQPGSGPSKFARMLRRPAFWISALAAIMILGAAAALTAELTGGSDAGDREATGSSRSSTMTATVSTQDSSSGAVSSTTETTAGVVVDDTATAGDSGTSTGNDTGSTTTPEPQSAPLDVISGSASPNPVYQGGTVKYSAKISGDARTATLTLVSDYDGSSSQVSLALQSSSGGIETWGASGTAGAPQGYHLYVTATDAAGEAVQGYVGMLSVYP, from the coding sequence ATGGAGATTACCGACAGAGAACTGGCGGTCCTCGCCGGCAGGGGTGATGCGGAAGCATACCGCCGGCTGTTCGAGCGCTATCAGCATCCGGTCTATAACTTCGTCTACCGTCTGGTGGACAATGCCGCCGACGCCTCTGACATCGTCCAGGATGCTTTTATCCGGATGTACTCAGTGCTCGGTGAAAGGGACATCCAGAACTTCTCCGCCTACCTCTACCGCACCGCCAAGAACCTGGCTTATGACGAGATGCGCCGCCGCAGCCGCTTCGTCGACGTCGACGAGGAGATGCTCACTCCTGAGGATCCCAATATCTACGCCGACCCCCAGCGGGCTCTGCTCCTCGGGGAACAGATGGAGACGGTGCGCCGCGCGGCCCGGGGGCTGAACGAGAATCAGCGGGCGGCGTTGATCCTGCGGGAGCTGGAGGAGCTCGACTACGACCAGATGGCCGATGTCCTCGAATCCAACCGCAATGCGGTCGGAGCGCTCCTCTCCCGGGCCCGCCTCAAGTTCAGAGAGGAGCTCAGGATGGCACAGATACAGACAGAATCGTGCCCGCCGGATTGTGAGGAAGTGATAGCCCTGCTGTCGCCCTACATCGACGGCGAGCTGCAGGCGGCGGAAAAGGACATGGTGGAAAGCCATCTCGAGGGCTGTACGTTCTGCCTCGCCGCACTCGAGGAGATGAACGAGGCCTCCCGTTCCTTTAGGATGTTCATCCCGGTGATCCCGCCCGCGGGCCTGGCTCAGGCGTTCACGGGCCGGCTTGGCGAGATTGCATCTGGTGGAGCGGGGGATATGGGGCAGTATGGATCTGAGGAAGGGGTGGGGGAAGCGGGGCAGGCTGGTTCTGGTCATGGAGCGGGAGATAGCGGCGCAGGCATGGGCGAGGCGGTAGAACCGCTCGACGCCACGCGAATATATTCCGGCCAGCCTGGAAGCGGGCCGTCGAAGTTCGCCCGGATGCTGCGGAGGCCAGCCTTCTGGATCAGCGCCCTGGCGGCGATTATGATCCTGGGGGCTGCGGCTGCGCTGACTGCCGAACTGACTGGTGGCTCTGATGCTGGTGACAGGGAAGCTACAGGTTCGTCAAGGTCGAGCACCATGACCGCGACTGTAAGTACACAAGACAGCAGTAGCGGAGCGGTCTCCTCCACGACAGAAACCACAGCGGGAGTGGTGGTGGACGATACGGCTACTGCAGGCGACAGCGGAACCTCCACCGGCAATGACACGGGGAGCACCACGACGCCAGAGCCGCAATCGGCGCCGCTTGACGTCATCTCTGGATCAGCCAGTCCCAATCCGGTCTATCAGGGTGGTACCGTAAAATATTCGGCGAAGATCTCGGGTGACGCCCGGACCGCCACCCTGACGCTTGTATCAGATTACGACGGTTCCAGCAGCCAGGTCTCCCTGGCCCTCCAGTCATCCTCGGGCGGTATCGAGACCTGGGGTGCGTCAGGGACGGCAGGCGCTCCCCAGGGTTATCATCTTTATGTGACGGCCACTGATGCAGCCGGTGAGGCCGTGCAGGGATATGTTGGGATGCTCTCTGTCTATCCCTGA
- a CDS encoding metallophosphoesterase: MIFGIFTVFVAALAAYYAFILVSPTDFTVGPVRAEFSLKPALHGKTVVDLPPAGTIEADTHTAPAVVNYSLKEISVEEVDDLISADSQARAQLENWREPVRREAGSMIFRVVMVAMLAGGAVAGLLHRRWQWALAGLATGLMTAVVVGGLAYGTYEMDAFSEPRYSGSLAYAPDVLSFSQETLANLDDYEDRVPEIAESLYRTVNALHQLPQAPPEADTIRVLHVSDMHSSAAAAGLVRSAAELYDVDFVIDTGDLTDLGTSLEARYPSTYLPMKVPYLWVAGNHDSPAIVKTMESTAGVTVLDDSFVDEGGIVVGGFPDPASLSVSPQPSSNGRLAQEAARIAGIVDSHDPKPFIVAVHDPKQAARLDGDVAVVLNGHTHRESVVVENGTVFLDAGTTGGGGFRSIAPGGESPSSLQVLYIKKDPMKLVAVDSISIFGFSQEFSVSRRVFAADEGVMRDTELREAWLALGA; this comes from the coding sequence ATGATCTTCGGGATATTCACGGTGTTTGTTGCCGCGCTTGCGGCATATTACGCGTTTATCCTGGTGTCACCTACTGATTTCACGGTCGGCCCTGTCCGGGCGGAATTTTCGCTCAAGCCGGCACTCCACGGAAAGACCGTGGTCGACCTGCCACCTGCCGGCACGATCGAAGCCGACACCCACACTGCGCCCGCTGTCGTCAATTATTCCCTGAAGGAGATCTCCGTGGAGGAGGTTGACGACCTGATCAGCGCCGACTCTCAAGCCCGGGCGCAGCTCGAGAACTGGCGGGAGCCGGTCAGGAGGGAAGCCGGCTCGATGATCTTCAGGGTGGTCATGGTCGCAATGCTGGCAGGCGGCGCAGTTGCGGGACTCCTGCATCGGCGCTGGCAGTGGGCGCTGGCGGGCCTGGCGACCGGATTGATGACAGCCGTTGTGGTGGGTGGGCTGGCCTATGGCACCTACGAGATGGACGCCTTCAGCGAGCCACGTTACTCCGGCAGCCTCGCTTATGCACCGGATGTGCTTTCGTTCTCACAGGAGACGCTCGCGAACCTCGATGATTATGAGGACCGCGTGCCTGAGATCGCTGAGAGCCTCTATCGCACGGTAAACGCCCTTCACCAGCTGCCGCAGGCTCCTCCTGAAGCTGACACGATCCGTGTACTGCATGTTTCTGACATGCACTCCAGCGCTGCCGCCGCCGGCCTCGTGAGGAGCGCCGCCGAACTCTATGATGTCGATTTCGTGATCGATACGGGAGACCTGACTGACCTGGGAACGTCCCTTGAGGCGCGCTATCCGTCGACTTACCTGCCGATGAAGGTGCCTTATCTCTGGGTCGCCGGCAATCACGACTCGCCTGCCATAGTGAAGACCATGGAGTCGACTGCGGGTGTGACAGTGCTCGACGACAGTTTCGTCGATGAAGGAGGCATTGTCGTTGGCGGCTTTCCGGATCCGGCGTCTCTGAGCGTCAGTCCTCAGCCGTCGAGTAACGGTCGACTGGCGCAGGAAGCAGCCAGGATCGCCGGCATCGTCGATTCCCACGATCCGAAGCCCTTCATCGTCGCGGTGCATGATCCCAAGCAGGCTGCGAGGCTTGACGGCGATGTAGCGGTGGTCCTGAATGGCCATACTCACAGGGAGAGCGTCGTGGTCGAGAATGGCACTGTTTTCCTCGATGCCGGTACTACGGGCGGCGGTGGCTTTCGCAGCATCGCGCCAGGTGGCGAATCGCCAAGCTCCCTGCAGGTCCTTTATATCAAGAAGGATCCCATGAAGCTCGTGGCTGTTGATTCCATCTCGATCTTCGGTTTCAGTCAGGAGTTCTCGGTGTCGCGTCGGGTATTCGCAGCAGATGAAGGCGTCATGCGCGATACCGAGTTGAGAGAAGCCTGGCTGGCTCTAGGCGCCTGA
- a CDS encoding glycosyltransferase family 39 protein: protein MTAEILIVIAVTTLMMLPFIARPFHMDDATFIELARARQGNAMETVLTDYTFFGQENEKFLDTHPPFVPSYIALVIVIAGESEIILHLAFLIFPLIATVSMYFLARSYSRHALLVSLIFVATPGIMVMSHGIMSDIPGLSMWLAAVVLYKYGLERDSLRLMVICALAITVGILISYQVLSVIPLLFVYAILKRKLSMLAVLPFVLPVSTFFSYVVWHYFVLGLVPRLSYGVGEPLAWYSIIQKGSSVFAVIGGAFVFFILMMRVLFVNRWDFVVYLAFFIPFWISQFIRYQMGLVSLAAAMLSVLFIPLGILFLYRIFADGWQKIRTKGIFLEADTALLLIWLGGVIFYLVVLMPYSSVRYLLPAFPPMILLFAGLVEKRFDADSKVWNVMVAATLATAGAGILVAGADYQLAAANKAFAANEGARLGRQADLKGGRVWFVGEFGFRYYLEQQGFSELPKDRVIPEGDLVIQSPLADPRAFSDDMKDRVELIEKVSYDGLLPLRTVDFQESAGFYGHFWGILPVSLAAGPVEEYLIYEVVPLKQDEQEDEEEGG, encoded by the coding sequence GTGACAGCTGAGATACTGATAGTCATAGCCGTGACTACGCTTATGATGCTGCCGTTTATCGCACGGCCGTTTCACATGGATGACGCCACATTCATCGAATTGGCACGCGCGCGTCAGGGTAATGCGATGGAAACGGTGCTGACCGATTACACATTCTTTGGCCAGGAAAATGAGAAGTTTCTTGATACGCATCCGCCTTTTGTTCCCTCTTACATCGCCCTTGTGATCGTGATCGCAGGTGAGTCGGAGATCATCCTGCATCTGGCATTCCTGATTTTTCCCCTGATTGCCACAGTGTCGATGTATTTCCTTGCGAGAAGCTATTCAAGGCATGCCCTGCTGGTGTCACTCATTTTTGTTGCTACTCCCGGGATCATGGTGATGTCCCACGGCATAATGTCTGACATACCTGGATTGTCCATGTGGCTGGCGGCAGTCGTTCTTTATAAATATGGACTTGAGCGAGACAGCCTCAGGCTCATGGTTATTTGCGCGCTGGCAATCACAGTGGGGATATTGATCTCGTATCAGGTCCTGAGTGTCATACCGCTCCTGTTTGTATATGCCATTCTGAAGCGGAAGCTTTCAATGCTTGCCGTTCTGCCGTTTGTTTTACCGGTCAGCACATTTTTCAGCTATGTTGTCTGGCATTACTTTGTTCTGGGTTTGGTCCCCCGGCTTTCATATGGCGTGGGTGAGCCGCTTGCCTGGTACTCGATCATCCAAAAGGGATCCAGCGTTTTTGCCGTGATCGGTGGAGCTTTCGTATTTTTTATCCTCATGATGAGAGTGCTTTTCGTCAATCGCTGGGATTTTGTTGTATATCTGGCGTTTTTTATCCCCTTCTGGATATCTCAGTTCATTCGATATCAGATGGGGCTTGTCAGCCTGGCTGCTGCCATGCTGTCTGTGCTCTTCATACCGCTTGGCATCCTGTTCCTGTACCGGATTTTTGCTGATGGCTGGCAGAAGATCCGAACAAAAGGAATTTTTTTGGAGGCAGACACCGCGCTATTGCTGATCTGGCTGGGAGGAGTGATTTTCTATCTGGTTGTGCTCATGCCGTATTCCTCAGTCAGGTATCTGCTTCCGGCATTTCCGCCCATGATCCTGCTTTTTGCGGGCCTTGTGGAAAAGCGCTTTGATGCAGACAGTAAGGTCTGGAATGTCATGGTCGCAGCCACGCTGGCTACCGCCGGTGCGGGGATTCTGGTGGCTGGCGCTGATTATCAGCTTGCCGCCGCTAACAAGGCATTTGCTGCGAACGAGGGCGCACGCCTGGGGCGCCAGGCGGATCTGAAAGGAGGCAGGGTATGGTTTGTCGGCGAATTCGGATTTCGATACTACCTTGAGCAGCAGGGTTTTTCGGAATTGCCAAAGGACAGGGTAATTCCCGAGGGAGATCTTGTCATCCAGTCGCCGCTGGCAGATCCAAGGGCTTTTTCAGATGACATGAAAGACCGGGTAGAGCTGATAGAAAAAGTCAGCTACGATGGGCTATTGCCCTTGCGGACTGTCGATTTCCAGGAAAGCGCAGGATTTTACGGTCATTTCTGGGGAATACTGCCGGTATCGCTGGCGGCGGGTCCAGTTGAAGAATATTTGATATACGAGGTCGTGCCTTTGAAGCAGGATGAGCAGGAGGATGAGGAGGAGGGCGGGTAA
- a CDS encoding glycosyltransferase family 39 protein — translation MLGWPVVHDGTWLHPVTSETNQEKVRDHLTRDLVILVITTLLLTVPFINMAFHWDDRDFIEQASIAATDPLQFHFEDYSSRGRFFETFRFRHPPLLSWYLAPVIRAGGESEPLLHGAYLVFPLIATLSMYSLSRRFTRKPLVASLLFTFTPGFLVMSHTLMGNLPGVSLWLLASALFVWGVDRCSWKLLVGAGFATAASILTFSQGLTLLPVLIFYAILKRKFKLRVLVSLLVPAVIYAAWRFYISNRYGRPPGISYQVDFNAETQMRSLFVFVGGSIIFPLAMIIVFLRRKIDVLIAFALIPPLVAWASFYYVARGELSLVQGVQVAVLAVAGFCIMYGLLSRSATEAWNLIKTRKGSVDAIFLLFWFIGVAAIYAGTTTMPFVAVRHLLPLFAPVILLFVRETEYFWPTLPRLRTSFIVATLVLTLAGGLAASIADYRLAGVYRSVAAQAKQKYADSPVKVWTLGEFGMRYYMEKEGFENLGINSVASPGDVVYYSEVNGRGVLAPLPEGFYRRISQLDVEDSFPTRSMNPWSGAGFYGNLMGPVPFTFSTSKIDEISENELDWQSEEQVMGDVRPVQ, via the coding sequence ATGCTCGGCTGGCCGGTCGTCCATGATGGAACATGGCTTCACCCAGTGACTAGCGAAACAAATCAAGAAAAGGTGCGAGACCATCTGACCAGGGATCTGGTCATATTGGTCATTACAACGCTTTTGCTGACCGTTCCATTCATCAATATGGCGTTTCATTGGGACGACCGGGATTTTATCGAGCAGGCAAGCATTGCAGCAACAGACCCACTTCAGTTTCATTTTGAGGATTATAGTTCCCGTGGGCGGTTCTTTGAGACCTTTCGATTCAGGCACCCGCCGCTTCTCTCCTGGTATCTTGCTCCTGTGATCCGGGCGGGTGGGGAAAGCGAGCCACTTCTGCACGGGGCTTATCTTGTCTTTCCATTGATCGCTACCCTATCGATGTACTCTTTGTCACGCAGGTTCACCCGAAAGCCTCTGGTCGCTTCCTTGCTCTTCACTTTTACTCCCGGATTTCTCGTGATGTCTCACACGCTCATGGGTAATCTGCCTGGTGTTTCACTCTGGCTTCTGGCTTCGGCTCTCTTTGTCTGGGGAGTCGACAGGTGCAGCTGGAAGCTTCTGGTGGGTGCGGGTTTCGCCACAGCCGCATCTATCCTGACTTTTTCTCAAGGGTTGACGTTGCTGCCGGTACTGATCTTCTATGCGATCCTCAAGAGGAAGTTCAAACTGCGAGTCCTGGTTTCTCTACTGGTTCCAGCTGTTATATATGCCGCCTGGCGGTTTTATATAAGTAACCGCTATGGCCGTCCGCCGGGGATTTCCTATCAGGTTGATTTTAATGCGGAAACACAGATGAGATCTTTATTTGTGTTTGTAGGTGGTTCGATCATCTTCCCTCTGGCAATGATCATTGTCTTTCTGCGCCGCAAGATCGATGTATTGATTGCTTTCGCCCTGATACCGCCGCTTGTCGCCTGGGCGTCTTTTTATTATGTCGCCAGGGGTGAACTGTCACTGGTACAAGGAGTTCAAGTGGCTGTTCTGGCGGTTGCCGGATTTTGCATCATGTACGGGCTGCTATCCAGATCTGCTACTGAGGCCTGGAATCTGATAAAAACCAGGAAGGGATCGGTCGATGCCATTTTTCTGCTCTTCTGGTTTATAGGTGTTGCAGCAATTTACGCCGGAACGACTACGATGCCTTTTGTTGCTGTTCGCCACCTGTTGCCGCTATTCGCGCCGGTCATATTGCTGTTTGTGCGCGAGACTGAATATTTTTGGCCTACGCTTCCACGCCTGAGGACCTCGTTTATCGTGGCTACTCTGGTTTTGACTCTGGCTGGAGGACTTGCTGCATCGATCGCAGACTATAGGCTTGCAGGCGTATACCGTTCAGTTGCTGCGCAGGCGAAGCAGAAATATGCAGACAGTCCTGTCAAGGTCTGGACGCTTGGCGAATTTGGCATGCGATATTACATGGAAAAGGAAGGTTTCGAAAATCTGGGTATCAATTCGGTCGCCAGTCCAGGAGATGTGGTCTACTACTCTGAGGTAAATGGCAGAGGAGTGTTGGCGCCATTGCCAGAAGGTTTTTACCGGCGGATCTCTCAACTGGATGTGGAAGACAGTTTTCCGACAAGAAGCATGAATCCTTGGTCTGGAGCGGGATTCTATGGGAATCTGATGGGGCCAGTGCCGTTTACTTTCAGCACCAGCAAGATTGATGAGATCTCCGAAAACGAACTCGACTGGCAAAGCGAAGAGCAGGTGATGGGCGATGTCCGACCCGTCCAATAA